The Aulosira sp. FACHB-615 nucleotide sequence ATCAAAAGCGGAAAGTCGAAGGTACAGGGCTGGGATTAGCCATTAGCCAACAGCTTGTACAGTTAATGGGTGGACAAATTAAAGTCAAGAGTCAGCTTGATGCGGGTAGCGAATTTTCTTTTGAGATTGTTCTACCCTTAGCTAATGATTGGAGTCAACAGCAGACAGCATCGCTAGGTAAAATTATTGGCTACGAAGGCCGACAGCAGCATATTTTAGTGGTAGATGATCGCTGGGAAAATCGCGCCGTTTTAATGAATCTGCTAACGCCACTAGGATTCATCATCACCGAAGCCGAACACGGACAAGCTGCTTTAGACAAACTCCAGCAACATCTCCCTGATATTGTTATTACTGACTTAGTGATGCCTGTAATGGATGGTTTTGAACTGCTGCGCCGGATTCGGGAACAGGAACAACTGCGTTTGCTCAAAGTGCTTGTCTCTTCCGCCTCCGTTGCTCAAATCGATCAGCAAATGAGTATTGATGCTGGTGGCGATGATTTCCTTGCCAAACCAGTGCAAGTCAATGATTTGTTTAGATTGCTGGAAAAACATTTGCAACTCACTTGGAAAACTGAAGATACCCCCAATCAATCGGCAGATGAACAGCAAGCAACAGAACTCATTCCACCTCCTCCAGAGAGTCTCCAGGCTTGGTTAGAACTTGTGCAGGAGGGGCGATTGAAAAAGCTGATTACAGCAGCCGAACAACTGGAACAACAAAATCATCAATACAAACCCTTCACCCAGAAGATTATTCAACTGGCAAAACAGTTCCAAAGCGAACAACTGGAACAATTCATTCAGCAGTATCTTGCTTAAAAGCAGAGCTGTCAGACTTTGAGTTATCAAAACTTTCCCAACTTCAGTGACTAAAGGCTGACTATATTTACGTCCAAACTTCCAAAATGATGTACACACCGCCAATATCTACCATCACTGGTTTAGTTTTAATTGTTGATGATACCCCCTCCAATCTAGAGGTAGTTTCCGAGACTCTAGGCGATGCCGGCTTTGATATAGCTATAGCAACCAGTGGCGATCGCGCCCTCCAACAAATCGAACGCAGTCTTCCTGACTTGATCTTACTAGATGTGATGATGCCGGGAATCGATGGCTTTGAGACTTGCCAACGGTTGAAAGCCAATGAGCGCACCCGCCATATCCCAATCATTTTTATGACTGCTCTTTCCGACGGTGAAAGCAAAGTTAAGGCATTAGAACTAGGAGCCGTAGATTATATAGTCAAACCCTTCTATGAAAAAGAAGTTTTGGCAAGAGTTAGTACCCATTTGCAACTATCTCAACTCACCAAAAACCTTGCAGCCCAAGTCACCCAAAAAGCAGCAGAACTAGAAGCATCTCAACTGCAACTGATTCAAAATGAAAAAATGTCTGCCTTGGGTAATCTCATCGCTGGGGTAGCCCATGAAATTAATAATCCGATCAGCGCAATTGTGGGCAATGTCGATGCAGTGCAAGATTATCTGAATGACTTATTAGGTATTATCGATCTCTATGCACAGACATTCCCCCAACCTGGTGCAGAAATTGAAGATGAACTGACAGCAGTCGATTTAGATTACCTCCGAGAAGATTTACCCAAACTCATTCGGGCGATGAAAGATGGAGGCGATCGCATTACATCCATCAGTCAAAGTCTGCGAATTTTTTCGCGTGCGGATAGCGACACCAAACAATCTTTTAATATCCACCAAGGCATTGATAGCACTATTTTAATTCTCCAACATCGCCTCAAATCAAACGAACAACGTCCGGCAATTATCGTAATTAATAACTATGATAATTTGCCTGAAGTTGAATGTTTTCCGGGTCAACTGAATCAGGTATTTATGAATATATTGGCTAATGCCATTGATGCTTTAGATGAATCCAGTCAAGGACGAAGTTTTGCAGAAATTCAAGCTAATCCCAACAGTATTAAAATTACTACATCAATCAATAATCACTATGTAAAAATCTCCATTGCTGATAATGCTAAAGGGATGAGTGAAGCGGTTAAACAAAAAATATTTGACCATTTATATACTACTAAACCAGTAGGTAAAGGTACAGGTTTAGGTTTAGCGATAGCAAAACAAATTGTTGAACAAACTCACAAAGGAAAATTAAGTTGTCATTCTATCCTTGGTCAAGGTACTGAGTTTATTATTGAAATACCTGTTTAATATGTTTGTAAAAATTCAGAATCAGAATTGTAAGAATTCAGCACCCAGGAGTCAGAATTCAGAATTTATCAGGACTGTTATGTAACTAGGATATTCATTGACCCAATCTTATCCTAATTCTTTAACCTTCTGAATCCTGAATTATTACTCAGAATTTAAAAGTAATCCAGTAGGGTTAATTTATTGATTGATAAAAATCCAACTAATCATTCAATATTCTGACTCTTGAATTTTTACATTCACTATAGCAGTCCTAAATCATTTGTGAACAACGAGATCCCCGACTTCTCAAAGAAGTCGGGGATCTGAGCCTCTCAATTTTTACAAATCACATAGGATTGGTATAACAGAATAAATCTTATAAAGCAAATTTACTCATTTTTAAGATATATTGATAAAGCTCATCAAGTATCTCATAAGCAGCCAGAATATTTAATCCGCGCCAGACAGAAAAATCTACTAAATATACTTGATTTTGCTGCACAGCTTTGAGTTTCGACCATATAGGTTTTTGTTGTAGTTTCTGAATTACAGAGTTATCATCTTTGCGTAGAGGCGCAATAAATAAAATATCACTGTCAATCTTAGGTAAAAGTTCCTCGGAGATGGCTAAATCAAATTCACCTGATTCTGCAAAAATTGGATTTAATATGCCAATATCAGCCAAAATTTTGCCAGCAAAAGATTGTTTCCGAGTAATTACTAATTGCCCAGCCGCCACATAAGCAAATGATATCTGAAGTTCTCGCTGCTCATGATTAATTATCTGCTTTAAGTTATTAATCCGTTGATTATATTCACCCATCAATTCTGTAGCTGTCTGCGTTTTTTGCAGAATATTTGCTACATCTTGGATATGTTGTTGCCAATTGGCTTTAGTTTCTATCCAAGGTAAAACTACTGTAGGTGCAATTTTGGAAGTATATTGATAAATTCTATTAAAGAATGGTTGAGACACAACTATAATTAAGTCAGGACGTAGCAAGAGCAGTTTTTCTAAATTAATTTGACCACTGGAACTGCGGATGATTTCTACTCCATCTGCTTTTCCTTGAAAGTAATCAAAGTCACTCTCGATTTCATTGGTGATCCAAGTTGCGATCGGCTTGACATCTAAAGCTAGAACAGCAGCAAAACTATTAAAATCTAAGGTAACAATTCGTTTTGGGTTGAGGGGAATACAACTTTCTCCCTTGACATGCTGAACTACTCGACATGGGACACTTTTTTGCAAAGAGTTGGAATTGCTGACTTTTGGAATGACACTTTGACTAACAGCCCAAACCAGTGTACATATCAAAATCCCGCATAAAAATAGGGCAATAAAGTGACGTGAAATCAATTTCATAAATTTTCGTTGAATACCACAAGATGAGTAAACATCTTCAGAAGTAATTAAAATTCAGGAGTCAGAATTCAGAATTACAA carries:
- a CDS encoding sensor histidine kinase is translated as MMYTPPISTITGLVLIVDDTPSNLEVVSETLGDAGFDIAIATSGDRALQQIERSLPDLILLDVMMPGIDGFETCQRLKANERTRHIPIIFMTALSDGESKVKALELGAVDYIVKPFYEKEVLARVSTHLQLSQLTKNLAAQVTQKAAELEASQLQLIQNEKMSALGNLIAGVAHEINNPISAIVGNVDAVQDYLNDLLGIIDLYAQTFPQPGAEIEDELTAVDLDYLREDLPKLIRAMKDGGDRITSISQSLRIFSRADSDTKQSFNIHQGIDSTILILQHRLKSNEQRPAIIVINNYDNLPEVECFPGQLNQVFMNILANAIDALDESSQGRSFAEIQANPNSIKITTSINNHYVKISIADNAKGMSEAVKQKIFDHLYTTKPVGKGTGLGLAIAKQIVEQTHKGKLSCHSILGQGTEFIIEIPV
- a CDS encoding iron-siderophore ABC transporter substrate-binding protein, which translates into the protein MKLISRHFIALFLCGILICTLVWAVSQSVIPKVSNSNSLQKSVPCRVVQHVKGESCIPLNPKRIVTLDFNSFAAVLALDVKPIATWITNEIESDFDYFQGKADGVEIIRSSSGQINLEKLLLLRPDLIIVVSQPFFNRIYQYTSKIAPTVVLPWIETKANWQQHIQDVANILQKTQTATELMGEYNQRINNLKQIINHEQRELQISFAYVAAGQLVITRKQSFAGKILADIGILNPIFAESGEFDLAISEELLPKIDSDILFIAPLRKDDNSVIQKLQQKPIWSKLKAVQQNQVYLVDFSVWRGLNILAAYEILDELYQYILKMSKFAL